A region from the Vicia villosa cultivar HV-30 ecotype Madison, WI linkage group LG3, Vvil1.0, whole genome shotgun sequence genome encodes:
- the LOC131659114 gene encoding LEAF RUST 10 DISEASE-RESISTANCE LOCUS RECEPTOR-LIKE PROTEIN KINASE-like 1.3, giving the protein MEMMSQKFYILHINQSSQVLRIARDDLWGFLPGNAFSCPKHYTNVEIDSHFFHYTSNNEMYTILYKCGPLPNSFFTPSFQISFEVIGCYMEGKFHSTYVVSSSKLTDFNAVNCKNSITVPGKKNSLPNKSCVMEGILVQGFEVRWNGVGEDKCHACTKYGGRCGYKKVENAFICLSKRSATSKGKLPDGREVAVKRLFEYGVNKERQFLNEINILARTDHPNLILVYGCTSLKSRRALVVYEYVPNGFLSDHLQGDKATPNKLPWNIRMRTTVETAGALNHLHASDIIHRDIKTSNILLDAEYHVKAADFGLSRHM; this is encoded by the exons ATGGAAATGATGTCTCAAAAATTTTACATCCTTCATATAAATCAATCCTCTCAAGTTTTGAGGATTGCTAGAGACGATTTATGGGGTTTTCTTCCTGGAAATGCGTTTTCTTGTCCCAAACATTATACTAATGTGGAAATAGATTCCCATTTCTTCCATTACACATCCAACAATGAGATGTATACGATATTGTATAAGTGTGGTCCTCTTCCAAATTCATTCTTTACTCCctcatttcaaatttcttttgaagtaatcggTTGTTATATGGAGGGAAAATTTCATAGTACATACGTAGTATCAAGTTCTAAATTGACTGATTTCAATGCGGTGAACTGCAAGAATAGTATCACAGTTCCTGGAAAAAAGAATTCTTTGCCAAACAAATCATGTGTTATGGAGGGTATTTTAGTCCAAGGATTTGAGGTGAGATGGAATGGTGTTGGGGAAGACAAGTGCCATGCTTGTACAAAATATGGAGGGAGATGTGGATACAAAAAAGTAGAAAATGCATTTATTTGTCTCTCGAAGAGATCTGCCACATCAAAAG GAAAACTTCCAGATGGGCGTGAAGTGGCAGTGAAAAGGCTTTTTGAATACGGCGTCAATAAAGAACGACAATTTCTTAACGAAATAAATATACTAGCAAGAACTGATCATCCCAATCTCATCTTGGTATATGGTTGCACATCACTCAAAAGTCGTCGAGCTTTGGTTGTCTACGAGTATGTTCCTAATGGATTTTTGAGTGATCATCTTCAAGGTGACAAAGCAACACCTAATAAACTTCCTTGGAACATTAGAATGAGGACTACCGTGGAGACAGCAGGTGCATTGAACCATCTTCATGCTTCTGATATCATTCATAGGGATATTAAAACGAGTAATATTCTCTTAGATGCCGAATACCATGTTAAAGCAGCTGATTTTGGACTTTCGCGCCATATGTAG